AGATGGAAGGGATGGCCAAGAAGGCCTTGCAGGCTTGGAAGGATGAGAAGGTGGTCTTCTATCCCAAGCGCTGGGAGAATACCTACACCCACTGGCTGGAGAACATCCATGACTGGTGTATCAGCCGACAGCTCTGGTGGGGACACCGCATTCCCGTCTGGGAGTGTCAGGATTGTCATGAGATCATTGTAAGCCGGGATGATCCCTCATCCTGTCCCAAGTGTGGTTCCAAGAACCTCATCCAGGAGAGTGATGTACTCGATACTTGGTTCAGCTCCTGGCTATGGCCTTTCAGTACGCTTGGTTGGCCTGAGAAGAGTGCCGACTTGAAGCAGTTCTTCCCCACAAGTACCTTGGTTACCGGATATGACATCATCTTCTTCTGGGTAAGCCGGATGATCATGGCCTCTCTGGAGTTCCTTGGAGAGGTGCCGTTCAAGGATATCTACATTACCGGATTGGTGCGTGACAAGCAGGGGAGGAAGATGAGCAAGAGCCTCGGCAATGGCATTGACCCCTTGGATGTTGTTTCCCTGTATGGTGCTGATGCCATGAAGTTCACGCTTGCCTACATGGCAACCCAGGGGCAGGACATTCTCATCGATATGGAAACCTTCAAGCTTGGGAGTCGTTTTGCCAACAAGGTCTGGAATGCAGCCCGTTTCCTCCTGATGAATCTTGAAGGGGTGGAACTGGGTGATATTGCCAAGGTTGAACTCAATACACTGGATAAGTGGATTTATAACCAACTCAACGAGGCAGTGGCGAAGATCAAGGTTGCCATGGAGAACTATAAGTTCAATGATGGAGCACAGGCTGTCTATGATTTCTTCTGGAATGACTTCTGTGACTGGTATGTAGAGAGTGCCAAACGTGGTCTCTATAGTGAAAATCCTGCGGATAAACAGAGACAGGTAACCATCTTGCTCGACTTGCTTGCTGAGTCCATGCGTTTGATGCACCCCTTTGCTTCGTTCATCAGTGAAGAGATCTACCAGAAGCTTCCCAATGTTGATGACCAGTTGATTGAAAGCAAGTATCCCATCTTCCAGAAAGAACGGGAGCATACAGATGAAGCTGCCCTTGTACAGAGGATGCAGGAGGCTGTTACCGCTCTCAGGGCGATGCGCTCTGAGTTGGGCATCCCTGTTGAGCGGAAGATCAGGGTAGTGGTGAAATGTGACAAGAATTTCTTTGCCTCTGAGTTCTTTGCTGAACAGAAAGCATTGATGGCTACCTTCGCTGGCGCATCCTCAATCGAAGTGGACAGCAGTGATACTATCGATGTCGCAGGAGCGTTCCCCGTAGCAGGTACTGGCTATGAGATGTATGTATTTGTCAGGGAAGCAATCGATGTGGAAAAGGAGATTGCCCGTCTGGAAAGCGATCTGGACAAGCATGACAAGAATCTCTCCAAGGTGATGGCAAAACTCTCCAACGAGAAGTTCCTCCAGAACGCCAAGGAGGAAGCTATCGAGAAGGAGAAGGGCAAGAAAGCGGAATTTGAGGAGAAGATTGAGAAAGGGAAGAAGCACTTGGCCCTTCTCAAGAGTTTCCTGTAACGGAACATCCAAATAATGTATCAATATTCCCCCTGGAAGCATTTTTCAGGGGGAATTTCTATGCATTGGTCGGGACAAAGAAATAGGCGCCCTGTTCGGGCGCCTGATAAAACGAGTAAGGACTTCTTATTATTCGCCTTTCTCTGCCTGAATTTCTTTTCTGCGCTCTTTGGCAAGCTTTGCAATTTCAGCCAGAGCCTTGCGAGCTCTTGCAGCCGATACCTTGACTCCCTTCTCGGTGAACTTCTGGTTTTCTGCCAGATAGGTCTCATACTGCGCAACAATCTGCTCGTGAATAGTCATGTATTCCTCCATGTGTCTAGGTTAATTCATTCTACCATGATTTCACCCTTTCGCAAGTAAAAAACCGGTATTTAGTGCTCTAAAACGCTATTTTTACGATATTTTTCGGCCTTTCCAATCAAATCCCCTCCCTGTGAGTACCAAAAAGAGTCCATGGAGGTACATTAGCACTACAGAGAATACGGTGATATGGGCCAAGAATGCTGAAGAAAATGAGAATTTGAAGAACCGAGCGTTGATTACCCAGGCTGCTAGAAAGAGGAGCGTGCCTGCAAGGCTGGGCACGATGGTCATCAAGGATTCACCCGTGACTGCTAGATAAAGAGGAATGAGAGGAGAGAAAGATAACAGAAGCAGCACAAGCACAATCGCAAGGATAAGGATGGTACTGAGCCACCCTCGTTTGACCACTCCGTTGATGGAACGCTCCAACCCATGGAAGGCTTCCTTGATTGAGGGGAACATCTCACAGCTAAGTGCTTCACTCATCGGAGCGAATAGTTGCTTCTCTCGTAATTTGACACAGCTCCGTGCAAGGAGCACGTCATCACATATTTCACTCTTGATATGAGAAAACCCTTCCATATGGACGAGTGCGCTACGCCTAAGAAACATATACTGCCCGATTGCCATGGCAAACATGGGAATCTGGAGTCGTTCCTGGAGCCTGAATGGTACATACAGGGTAGGGTTGAACAACATCGCACTCACCAACAATTCAACACCTAGGTTTCTGGTAACCTGCTTGGGGTAGCCACTGAGCATGGAAGCGTTATGTCCCTTGAGCAGGGAAAGTCCATAGGAGACGGAGTCTGGATTGTGTACCGTATCAGCATCTGTAAAGAGCAGGTAGTCACCTCTGCTCTCCTCGTAGAGTTGCTGCATCGCAAAGATCTTACCTCTCCAACCTTGCTTTAGGGGTTTTCCTGGTATAAGACGGACACGTTCATCCTCCAGGCAAAGTGTTCGTACCACGTTTGCAGTATCATCATCAGAGCCGTCATCAAGAATGAGAATCTCAAGATTCGTGTGGTTCTGCGCAAGCAGTGAACGCACGCAGGGTCCAATGGTATGCTCCTCATTCCTCGCAGGGATCAAGACACTGACCAACTCCTCTGAGCTTTCCATCAGAATTGTATTCTGTAGACCGGAAAGATAGCGGATATTGGAGAGGGTTAGGATGAAAGCGTACAAACCCAAGATGCCGACAATAAGAGAGAGGATCATACTCATAGCCTCTCCTCTGTTTCCCTGATGTAATCATCAAGGGTAGGGTCGAATGCATAGATTGTCTTCGCGGCTGAAAAATATCCTAGTGCCTTGTCCCACTCTTCCCTGTCCATGCAGATTCGTCCTATGCCAACATATATACTGGAAAGGTCCCATTTGTTGAGCTGGGAAGGTCCTGCTTCAAGCAATGTAAGAAAAAGTGAGAGCGCCTCATCTTTATCACCTCCTGCAAAGGATGGTGCGTAGAGAAGGCTGTTGGCTTTCATCAGTATGGCATATATCTGGTTGGGATACTGAGCATAGGCTTTCTTGATCTTGGAGTTGCTGCTGATACCTTTTGCAAGTCTTGATGGGTTGATAAGGTAATAGATGGAATCAATCTCAGCTTCCCCCATCAAGTGAAAAAATGAACCATCTGTAAGACTTTTCAAAGAGGATTCAGCTTCCTTGAGCAGTTCCTTTGCTCTCTCTGTATCCCTCTTCTCTATTTCGGTGTAGAGCCTAGCCAGCATTGTTGCGCTGCGGATGGCGATCACAGCCTGCTCCTCTTTCTGGAGAACCGGCTTTAGGACGAGCTGTTGTCGTACCACTTCACCTTGCATCGCATCTCCCTCTCCTCTCACTACATCCATAAATTGCACAAAAGGTGCATGGTCTCCAAGAAAGCCGTAGTCATCATCGAGGGATGCTACAGCTGGTAGTGTGTGAGAGAGAAATAACACGATACTTACAGTGATGCATAGTCTTCGCATGCCTTTATTTAAGCATAGATTCCCTGCGGATGATATAACCTTTCTCAATCGGCTTGGTTGTTTTAATGTACTGTATCTTGCCATGGTCAGCTTGCCCTACCGGTATATGGTCAGCATCAAGCAGGGTGAATCCTTCATCCTCAATCTTTGGTACATCCTTGGCGATATACTCTATCTTCATGGTGTCCTTGATCTGGTTCTTCAGGTCCAATGTGTAGATACCTTCAGCTACCTTCTCTCCGACAAACCCACAGAAGAGATAGTTTCTCTCATATCCTTTCTCTGTACTCTTGTCGATTGACTCTCCCATGACAGGATCTACCGGTCCATGACCAAAGAAAAATCCTGTGGAGTATTCACGGTGGCTGATATTGAACAGATCCTCACGGTAGGCCTTCCAGCTCTCATCGCCGGTTTTCAGGCTATCGAGTGCTTTTCTATATGCCCTGGTTACCACAGCCACGTAGTAGCTGCTCTTCATCCTGCCTTCGATCTTCAAGGAATCCACACCGGCGTCAACGAGTTCTCCCAAGTGGTCGATCATGCATAGGTCCTTGCTGGAGAGTATGGTGGTATATCCATCCTGTTCAGAGATAGGGTAGTAGACACCACTTCGTTGCTCTTCTTCCAAGGCCAATGCTCCACTTTTCAGGACATCCTCGATTGCATCTGTGGTTGCCAGACGATAGTTCCACCTGCAGGTATGACTGCAGTCACCCTGGTTGGCGCTTCTGCCTGCAAGATGGCTGGAGAGCAGGCATCGGCCGGAGTAGGCCATGCACATAGCCCCATGAACGAACACTTCCAGTTGTAGGTCAGGATTTGCATCCTTGATCCGTTTGATGTCATCCAGAGGTGTTTCCCTGCCCAATATTACACGGGAGAATCCCATTTTTCGGTACATGGAGGCACTACTGGAATTGGTGCAGCTGGCCTGGGTTGAGAGGTGAAGTTCAACATCATCACCCAGTGCATCCTGCAGGATGGGAACAAGTCCCAAGTCGCTGATAATGAAGGCGTCGAAGGGCCAGGACTTGATGATTCCCATCTGATCCTGCAATGAGGAGAGCTTCTGTTCATCGAAAATCATGTTCAGTGTGCCATACAAGCGTTTCCCGCTTGATTGTTTCAAACGGGAAACCTCCTGTAAGTCTTTTTCGGTAAAGTTCCGGGCATTGGCACGCAAGGAGAAGTCGCTCAGTCCCATGTATGCTGCATCCGCACCATATTCAAATGCAAGACGCAGCTTTTCAAGGTTTCCTGCAGGACTCAGTAACTCAACGCTCACGCAATGCCTCCCGCACGGCAAGGGCTACTGCCTTGCTGATCGTCTCTGCATCGCTGGAGGTTGAAGGCATGAGGATTGGCTGCATCGCTTCTCGCTTTTCATCTTCAGGGAAAGCGATTGCCAGCACTTCTTCAATGCTGCCTACAAGATGGAAGTTGACACCTTGGGTCACCTGTTCATCCAGTTTGTCCAGATCACGCTTGTTGAACTGTGGGATGATGATGTCCTTGATCTTGTTCCGTCTTGCAGCGAGGACCTTCTCCTTCAATCCACCGATCGGCATGACTTTTCCCTTCAGGCTCAATTCACCGGTCATGGCCAGATCAGGGGCTATGACTTGGTTTGTCACCAAGGAGTAGAGCGCAACAGTCATGGTAATACCAGCCGATGGCCCATCCTTTGGGGTGGCTCCTTCGGGTACATGAAGATGGATTGAGTTGTGCTCAAACCAGCTTGGATCGATCTTTCGCTCCAAGGCATGGGCTTTCACCCAGGTATAAGCAAGGCTGACCGATTCCTGCATGACTTCCCCAAGCTGGCCGGTGAGTTTGATCTCTCCCTTGCCAGGGGTGTTCTGTGCTTCGATGATCAGGGTATCCCCACCCATACTGGTCCAAGCGAGGCCGATAGCCATACCTGGTCGGTCTGCCTTGAGTATTTCATCCTCAACAAAGATAGGCTGGCCAAGCAGCTCATACAACAATTTCTCGTTTATGGTCACTGGGAGTTTTTCTTCAGGATTCTCCGTGAGCATGAGCGCAACCTTTCGGTTGATCTTATGCAGGGACTTCTCGAAGTTTCTGACCCCAGCCTCTCGTGCATACTCATCAGCTATCTGTCTGAGAATCTTGGCTGGATAGCGAATCTCACTCTTGCTCAGGCCGTGTTTCTCCAAGGATTTTGGTACCAGGTACTTCTTTCCTATGGCCAGTTTCTCGTCACTGGTGTATCCAGCAAGCTGGATGATTTCCATACGGTCAAGCAGGGGACGGGGTATCGTCTCCAGGGTATTGGCTGTAACAATGAACAGTACTTCACTGACATCGAAGGGAATATCCAAGTAGGTATCCCTGAATGTATTATTCTGCTCCGGGTCAAGCACCTCAAGCAGCGCACTTGCAGGATCACCCTGGTAAGACACACCCATCTTGTCGATCTCATCGATCAAGAAAACAGGGTTCTTGCTCTTGGTGATTCTCAGGCCTTGGATAATTTTACCGGGCATGGCACCGATATACGTTCTTCGGTGTCCCTTGATCTCACTCTCGTCATTCATGCCACCAACTGAGAAACGGAAGTACTCCTTTTTTAGTGATCTGGCGATGGAAACGCCCACACTGGTCTTACCGACACCGGGAGGGCCGACAAGACAGATGATTGAACCCTTCGTGTCCTGTTTTTTCTTTCGTACTGCGAGGAACTCAAGGATACGATCCTTTACGTCCTTCATGCCGTAATGGTCACGCTCAAGGATTTTCCTGGCACTTTCAATGCTGAAGTTCTCAGGTTTTGGTTCCTTCCAGGGAAGGTCACTGATAATTTCCAGGTAGGTCCTGGTGAGGGAATACTCAGGACTGGACGGATCCATTCCTTCAAGTCTACCCATCTCACGGTCAACGGTCTCCTTCGCCTCTTCTGATAGGGGAAGGTTCTTGAATTTTGTCTTCAAGCGGTTGATCAGGTCGGTCTTGGGGTTTGTGGAAAGTCCCAATTCCTGTTGGATGGACTTCAGCTCCTCACGGAGGAAGTAATCCCGTTGGTTCTTCTCGATCTTCTGGTTCACCCTGGCCTGGATTTTGGCCTGGACCTGGGCAATATTTTGCTCATTCTTGATAAATACCAAGACTTTTTCGATACGTCTCCGTACCACCAGAGTCTCGAGAATTTCCTGTTGTTGCTTCCTCTCTACATTCAGGATACTGGCAATGAAATCCGCCAATTTTCCTGGATGATCGATATTGACCATGTTAAGACGCATCTCTTCACTGAAAAGTTGGTTGTTCTTGGTCAGCTGTTTCATTTCCGTGAGCAAGAGACGAGTCCATGCGCGGAGCTCTTCCTGCTCATCTTCGATATCCTCAAGGTACTGAACCTCTGCGACCAGATAGGGGCCGCTGGGATAGTACTGTTTGGTCTCGAAACGCTTCAGCGTTGAGATGAAGATACTGATTCCTCCATCGGGGAGTTTGATTTTCTTAACGATTTTAGCAACAGTCCCTATCGTATAGAGATTTTTCTCTGAGTACTCCTCTTCGTCATTGTCTTCTTTGACAAGCAGAAGTCCAAGGAAGCCACCGTGCTTGATAGCCTGGTTGACGATTTCGACATCTTGGTTGTCTGTGATCATCAACGGGGTGAATAGTCCTGGGAAAACCGGATTTCCAGTAACCGGGAGTATGAATAGATTATTGGGAAGCAGTTGCTCAATCGGCATCAGTTCCTGTTCAGACATAGCGCCTCCAATATTACAAATACGTTCAGACAAGTGTGCAACTCGTCTGAACCAAAGGTACTCAATCTTTTTCCCAAAGGAAAGTCACTACTTCTGTTTTGCCATCCATTTTACCCCAAGATAACAGAGAGGAGTGTCGATAAGGGCAAAGAGTACTTTAAAGAGCCAATAGGGGATGATCAGGGAGAACACATAAGCAGCAGTGAACTTGGGTGTGAGTTGGTAGAATGCGATAAACATAAAGATAACGGTATCGATGAACTGGCTGGTCATTGTACTGAGATTGTTCCTGAGCCAAAGCATCTTTCCCTTATTCAATTTCTTGAATTGCAGAAAGATTGAGATGTCAATTGTCTGGCTGATGGCAAAGCTGATAAGGCTTGCCAGACTCATACGCATACTCATGCCAAAAATTTGTTGATACTGAGTCTGTAGGTCCCATGTCTCATGTGGTTTGATCTGAACAAACAAGCCTGTCACCACAAACAGGATAACCAGCATAATGATGGAGTACTTTACGAAGATTGAAGCATGCTGGTGACCTTTTACCTCACCTACAATATCTGTAACCAAGAAGAGCACAGGCATGAAAAAGATTCCTACCGAAACCCTTACGCCAAAGAGGCTGATAATCTTGCTTCCTACGGTATTAACCACGATCATTCCTGTGATGTACAGGGCAAAGAGAAAGAACTCTTTTTTGTCCAATGCTG
The sequence above is drawn from the uncultured Sphaerochaeta sp. genome and encodes:
- a CDS encoding valine--tRNA ligase produces the protein MKAVELPKAYDPKQFEDRIYQQWLEEGKFKPAEGKEPPFTIVMPPPNVTGILHMGHALNNSLQDILTRYYRMSGRTTLWLPGTDHAGIATQHVVERQLAQEGLRRQDLGRDKFLERTWQVKDKHHDIITDQLKKIGCSCDWEHERFTMDEGLSQAVRESFVTLYERGLIYKGEYLVNYCPKCGTALADDEVEYQELGGFLYDVRYPYSDGSGYITVATTRPETMFGDVAVAVHPDDERYTHLIGTLIDLPLTDKKIPIIADSFVEMGFGTGMVKITPAHDPNDWQCGMRHGLEKVNVLNPDGTLNENCPEKYRGMSAVDARSLVVADLKEQGFLVKEVVHNHDVGHCYRCHTVIEPYLSNQWFVKMEGMAKKALQAWKDEKVVFYPKRWENTYTHWLENIHDWCISRQLWWGHRIPVWECQDCHEIIVSRDDPSSCPKCGSKNLIQESDVLDTWFSSWLWPFSTLGWPEKSADLKQFFPTSTLVTGYDIIFFWVSRMIMASLEFLGEVPFKDIYITGLVRDKQGRKMSKSLGNGIDPLDVVSLYGADAMKFTLAYMATQGQDILIDMETFKLGSRFANKVWNAARFLLMNLEGVELGDIAKVELNTLDKWIYNQLNEAVAKIKVAMENYKFNDGAQAVYDFFWNDFCDWYVESAKRGLYSENPADKQRQVTILLDLLAESMRLMHPFASFISEEIYQKLPNVDDQLIESKYPIFQKEREHTDEAALVQRMQEAVTALRAMRSELGIPVERKIRVVVKCDKNFFASEFFAEQKALMATFAGASSIEVDSSDTIDVAGAFPVAGTGYEMYVFVREAIDVEKEIARLESDLDKHDKNLSKVMAKLSNEKFLQNAKEEAIEKEKGKKAEFEEKIEKGKKHLALLKSFL
- a CDS encoding U32 family peptidase C-terminal domain-containing protein, which encodes MSVELLSPAGNLEKLRLAFEYGADAAYMGLSDFSLRANARNFTEKDLQEVSRLKQSSGKRLYGTLNMIFDEQKLSSLQDQMGIIKSWPFDAFIISDLGLVPILQDALGDDVELHLSTQASCTNSSSASMYRKMGFSRVILGRETPLDDIKRIKDANPDLQLEVFVHGAMCMAYSGRCLLSSHLAGRSANQGDCSHTCRWNYRLATTDAIEDVLKSGALALEEEQRSGVYYPISEQDGYTTILSSKDLCMIDHLGELVDAGVDSLKIEGRMKSSYYVAVVTRAYRKALDSLKTGDESWKAYREDLFNISHREYSTGFFFGHGPVDPVMGESIDKSTEKGYERNYLFCGFVGEKVAEGIYTLDLKNQIKDTMKIEYIAKDVPKIEDEGFTLLDADHIPVGQADHGKIQYIKTTKPIEKGYIIRRESMLK
- a CDS encoding queuosine precursor transporter, with product METQTTALDKKEFFLFALYITGMIVVNTVGSKIISLFGVRVSVGIFFMPVLFLVTDIVGEVKGHQHASIFVKYSIIMLVILFVVTGLFVQIKPHETWDLQTQYQQIFGMSMRMSLASLISFAISQTIDISIFLQFKKLNKGKMLWLRNNLSTMTSQFIDTVIFMFIAFYQLTPKFTAAYVFSLIIPYWLFKVLFALIDTPLCYLGVKWMAKQK
- the lon gene encoding endopeptidase La yields the protein MSEQELMPIEQLLPNNLFILPVTGNPVFPGLFTPLMITDNQDVEIVNQAIKHGGFLGLLLVKEDNDEEEYSEKNLYTIGTVAKIVKKIKLPDGGISIFISTLKRFETKQYYPSGPYLVAEVQYLEDIEDEQEELRAWTRLLLTEMKQLTKNNQLFSEEMRLNMVNIDHPGKLADFIASILNVERKQQQEILETLVVRRRIEKVLVFIKNEQNIAQVQAKIQARVNQKIEKNQRDYFLREELKSIQQELGLSTNPKTDLINRLKTKFKNLPLSEEAKETVDREMGRLEGMDPSSPEYSLTRTYLEIISDLPWKEPKPENFSIESARKILERDHYGMKDVKDRILEFLAVRKKKQDTKGSIICLVGPPGVGKTSVGVSIARSLKKEYFRFSVGGMNDESEIKGHRRTYIGAMPGKIIQGLRITKSKNPVFLIDEIDKMGVSYQGDPASALLEVLDPEQNNTFRDTYLDIPFDVSEVLFIVTANTLETIPRPLLDRMEIIQLAGYTSDEKLAIGKKYLVPKSLEKHGLSKSEIRYPAKILRQIADEYAREAGVRNFEKSLHKINRKVALMLTENPEEKLPVTINEKLLYELLGQPIFVEDEILKADRPGMAIGLAWTSMGGDTLIIEAQNTPGKGEIKLTGQLGEVMQESVSLAYTWVKAHALERKIDPSWFEHNSIHLHVPEGATPKDGPSAGITMTVALYSLVTNQVIAPDLAMTGELSLKGKVMPIGGLKEKVLAARRNKIKDIIIPQFNKRDLDKLDEQVTQGVNFHLVGSIEEVLAIAFPEDEKREAMQPILMPSTSSDAETISKAVALAVREALRER
- a CDS encoding glycosyltransferase family 2 protein, yielding MSMILSLIVGILGLYAFILTLSNIRYLSGLQNTILMESSEELVSVLIPARNEEHTIGPCVRSLLAQNHTNLEILILDDGSDDDTANVVRTLCLEDERVRLIPGKPLKQGWRGKIFAMQQLYEESRGDYLLFTDADTVHNPDSVSYGLSLLKGHNASMLSGYPKQVTRNLGVELLVSAMLFNPTLYVPFRLQERLQIPMFAMAIGQYMFLRRSALVHMEGFSHIKSEICDDVLLARSCVKLREKQLFAPMSEALSCEMFPSIKEAFHGLERSINGVVKRGWLSTILILAIVLVLLLLSFSPLIPLYLAVTGESLMTIVPSLAGTLLFLAAWVINARFFKFSFSSAFLAHITVFSVVLMYLHGLFLVLTGRGFDWKGRKIS